Proteins from a genomic interval of Rhodococcoides fascians A25f:
- a CDS encoding cobalamin biosynthesis protein produces the protein MWTHPRAIGLLIGYGLDRVFADPKRWHPVAGFGTTALHVERVLYRDSRTVGVIHAATLIGSTAAIGVASSRAAARMGAPAETVLVAAATWAALGGTSLSRVGGQVADCLDSGDLAGGRALLPSLCGRDPESLDSDGLARAALESIAENTSDAAVGVLVWGACAGVPGILAYRASNTLDAMVGYRSEKYLRFGWAAARIDDVLNLVPARVTGLATVLAAPLVHGSPVEAAKIWRRDASKHPSPNAGVAEASAAGALGLQLGGRTQYRHGVENRPTLGDGASPTARDLRRAVTLSTRVQELSVIASAILAVAIGQARIRRHRGT, from the coding sequence ATGTGGACGCACCCCCGAGCGATCGGCTTACTGATCGGCTACGGCCTCGATCGCGTGTTCGCAGACCCGAAGCGCTGGCATCCGGTCGCAGGGTTCGGCACGACGGCACTGCACGTGGAACGAGTTCTCTACCGTGACAGCAGAACCGTCGGAGTCATACATGCGGCGACGCTGATCGGTTCGACGGCCGCTATCGGTGTCGCCTCGAGCCGCGCCGCCGCCCGCATGGGTGCACCTGCCGAGACGGTTCTGGTCGCGGCCGCCACCTGGGCAGCGCTGGGTGGAACGTCGCTGTCCAGGGTGGGTGGGCAGGTGGCGGACTGCCTCGACAGCGGAGACCTGGCGGGTGGGCGTGCATTGCTCCCGTCGCTGTGTGGCCGCGATCCGGAATCACTCGACTCCGACGGACTGGCGCGAGCCGCCCTCGAATCCATCGCAGAGAACACATCCGATGCCGCCGTGGGTGTCCTGGTGTGGGGCGCGTGTGCCGGAGTGCCCGGCATTCTGGCCTACCGCGCGAGCAACACGCTCGACGCCATGGTCGGCTATCGGTCCGAGAAGTATCTGCGCTTCGGTTGGGCCGCAGCGCGAATCGACGACGTCCTCAATCTGGTGCCCGCCCGGGTCACCGGACTGGCGACGGTACTGGCAGCGCCCCTGGTACACGGCTCGCCCGTCGAGGCAGCAAAGATATGGCGTCGCGACGCGTCGAAGCACCCAAGCCCCAATGCCGGTGTTGCCGAGGCCTCGGCTGCAGGCGCGCTGGGACTGCAACTCGGAGGCAGAACTCAGTATCGACACGGCGTCGAGAACCGCCCGACCCTGGGGGACGGGGCCTCGCCCACGGCGCGCGACCTTCGCCGAGCGGTCACGCTGTCGACCCGGGTGCAAGAACTGTCGGTGATCGCGTCAGCGATTCTTGCCGTAGCGATCGGCCAGGCGAGGATCCGACGGCACCGTGGGACGTGA
- a CDS encoding SURF1 family cytochrome oxidase biogenesis protein: protein MEKLGFLLRPKWLVLAAVALAFAFLCFSVLAPWQLGKNTSTSARNDLITRSVDADPVPISDILTANGFPADDEWRRVIATGSYDVDSEALVRLRSIREQPAYEVITPFEIDGGPTVLVNRGYVLPVEGTRPPDFAPAPTGQVTLNARVRQAEGTSREPIEEDGHLQVYNINPEQIGAAVGVDAIDGYLQLDDDQPGGLGLIELPQTDAGPYLSYGLQWLAFGIMAPLGLAYFVRAEIRERRMSRAEMADAMSGEPDPAPDNEPVPDEEEEFTLPTRREKRARARAASRPTVPSDPRLADRYGKNR, encoded by the coding sequence GTGGAGAAGTTAGGGTTCTTGCTGCGTCCGAAGTGGTTGGTGCTGGCCGCCGTCGCGCTGGCGTTCGCATTTCTGTGCTTCAGTGTGCTCGCTCCGTGGCAGCTCGGTAAGAACACCTCGACCTCTGCGCGGAACGACCTGATCACCCGGTCGGTCGATGCAGATCCGGTACCCATCTCGGACATCCTCACCGCCAACGGCTTCCCGGCCGACGACGAATGGCGCCGCGTCATCGCGACGGGTTCCTACGATGTCGATTCCGAGGCACTGGTGCGGCTGCGCAGCATTCGTGAACAGCCCGCGTACGAGGTCATCACCCCGTTCGAGATCGACGGTGGGCCCACCGTACTGGTCAACCGCGGGTACGTGCTGCCGGTGGAGGGCACAAGACCACCCGACTTCGCGCCCGCACCTACGGGACAGGTGACGCTCAACGCCCGAGTGCGTCAGGCCGAGGGCACGTCGCGGGAACCGATCGAGGAAGACGGTCACCTGCAGGTCTACAACATCAATCCGGAGCAGATCGGCGCGGCGGTCGGCGTCGATGCGATCGACGGGTACCTCCAGCTCGACGACGATCAACCGGGCGGGCTGGGCCTGATCGAATTGCCTCAGACCGATGCAGGGCCCTACCTCTCCTACGGTCTGCAGTGGCTGGCGTTCGGCATCATGGCACCGCTGGGTCTGGCGTACTTCGTTCGCGCCGAGATCAGGGAGCGTCGCATGTCTCGTGCCGAGATGGCCGACGCGATGTCCGGCGAGCCAGACCCCGCTCCCGACAACGAGCCCGTACCCGACGAAGAAGAAGAATTCACACTTCCCACCCGACGCGAGAAGCGCGCCAGAGCGCGCGCTGCGTCACGTCCCACGGTGCCGTCGGATCCTCGCCTGGCCGATCGCTACGGCAAGAATCGCTGA
- a CDS encoding low molecular weight protein-tyrosine-phosphatase, whose translation MAEKVFAAHLRDAGLADEVRVSSAGTGGWHVGDGADPRTVAELVAHGYDGEHEAAQVGPDHLEADLIVALDTGHAKALLQLGAPADRVALLRSFDPDADDSSVADPYYSSDSAFTEVREQIEGAVPGLLNWARSQLSG comes from the coding sequence ATGGCCGAGAAGGTCTTCGCCGCGCATCTGCGCGATGCCGGTCTCGCCGATGAAGTGCGGGTGTCGAGTGCGGGCACCGGCGGCTGGCACGTGGGCGACGGTGCCGATCCCCGCACCGTAGCCGAGCTCGTTGCCCACGGCTACGACGGTGAGCACGAGGCCGCGCAGGTCGGACCGGACCATCTGGAGGCAGACCTGATCGTCGCGCTCGACACCGGCCATGCGAAGGCGCTGCTGCAGCTCGGCGCGCCGGCCGATCGAGTGGCCCTGCTGCGATCGTTCGATCCCGACGCCGACGACTCGTCGGTCGCCGACCCGTACTACTCGTCCGACTCCGCGTTCACCGAGGTGCGCGAGCAGATCGAAGGTGCGGTTCCCGGACTGTTGAACTGGGCACGGTCTCAGCTCTCCGGCTGA
- a CDS encoding HAD-IA family hydrolase, whose protein sequence is MSAVTPASVVLFDLDGTLTDSAPGIHAGFRHALASVDAPEPTEEQLSLVVGPPLIDTLRGLGLDEDAAQRALAAYFERYDERGWAENTAFDGIETVLTRLQDRGVRLGVATSKSERFAVRILDHFGLSRYFEFIGGASNDGTRRAKSDVIAHSLSNLGIDPVEHADGGTDGVIMIGDRDHDVHGAARFGIPTVYVEWGYGVDGESDDAAFTASNMDELAAVLEQNTVAGQ, encoded by the coding sequence ATGTCTGCCGTTACCCCCGCGTCCGTTGTCCTGTTCGATCTCGATGGGACGTTGACCGATTCCGCACCGGGAATTCATGCCGGTTTTCGCCATGCGTTGGCCTCCGTGGACGCCCCCGAGCCGACCGAGGAGCAGCTGTCGCTGGTCGTCGGGCCGCCGCTGATCGACACCTTGCGCGGGCTGGGTCTGGACGAGGACGCCGCACAGCGCGCGTTGGCGGCGTACTTCGAGCGGTACGACGAGCGGGGCTGGGCCGAGAACACCGCGTTCGACGGCATCGAGACGGTGCTGACTCGATTGCAGGACCGAGGAGTGCGCCTCGGGGTGGCGACGTCGAAATCGGAGCGCTTCGCCGTTCGCATTCTCGACCACTTCGGTCTGTCTCGATACTTCGAGTTCATCGGAGGTGCCAGCAACGACGGCACCCGACGAGCGAAGTCCGATGTCATCGCACACTCGTTGTCCAATCTCGGCATCGACCCGGTGGAACACGCGGACGGCGGCACCGACGGGGTGATCATGATCGGTGACCGTGACCACGATGTGCACGGTGCAGCACGATTCGGCATTCCCACGGTGTACGTGGAGTGGGGCTACGGCGTCGACGGCGAGAGCGACGACGCCGCGTTCACCGCATCGAACATGGACGAGTTGGCTGCGGTGCTCGAGCAGAACACGGTGGCAGGCCAGTGA
- the cobC gene encoding Rv2231c family pyridoxal phosphate-dependent protein CobC, with translation MSDTTAEPDALRRHRPDELLRHHGDVEVESGFVDFAVNVRGDGPPAWLRDRLATALSSLGSYPSAAAEYAAREQVAAHHGRSPDEVLLLSGGAEGFSMLPRLEPSLAATIHPSFTEPDWVLEQAGVPVHRVILPPPFELDPMLVPDAADMVIIGNPTNPTSVLHLCEAVLNLRRPGRTVVVDEAFADAVLGAGESVSLQRSDDVVVLRSLTKTWALAGLRCGYALGHPDVLARMQRGRAHWPLGSLQIEAIRACTEPFAIDQARAESERIDRERSAMIGRLSVLGLDVTGPARAPFLLVRFEGADLVRERLRTMGIAVRRGDTFPGLDRHYLRVAVRDSQQVDILVNALSTVL, from the coding sequence ATGTCCGATACAACTGCCGAACCCGACGCGCTCCGCCGTCACAGGCCGGATGAGCTCCTTCGTCACCATGGTGACGTGGAGGTCGAGTCCGGATTCGTCGACTTCGCCGTCAACGTGCGCGGCGACGGCCCGCCTGCATGGCTTCGGGACCGGCTGGCCACTGCACTGAGTTCGCTGGGTTCGTACCCGAGCGCTGCGGCCGAGTACGCCGCACGAGAGCAAGTGGCCGCACACCACGGCCGCTCCCCGGACGAGGTGCTGCTGCTCAGCGGCGGCGCCGAGGGCTTCTCGATGCTGCCGCGCTTGGAGCCCTCCCTCGCGGCAACGATTCATCCGTCCTTCACCGAGCCCGATTGGGTGCTGGAACAGGCGGGTGTACCGGTGCATCGGGTTATTTTGCCGCCGCCTTTCGAGCTCGATCCGATGCTCGTGCCCGATGCCGCCGACATGGTGATCATCGGCAACCCCACCAATCCGACGTCGGTTCTGCATCTATGCGAAGCGGTCCTGAACCTGCGTCGGCCCGGCCGAACGGTGGTGGTCGACGAGGCCTTCGCCGACGCAGTGCTCGGTGCCGGAGAATCGGTTTCGTTACAGCGCTCGGATGACGTGGTGGTCCTGCGCAGCCTGACGAAGACGTGGGCGTTGGCGGGGTTGCGGTGCGGATATGCGCTGGGGCACCCTGACGTTCTCGCGAGGATGCAGCGCGGCCGCGCGCACTGGCCGCTGGGGAGTCTGCAAATCGAAGCAATCCGCGCCTGCACAGAACCGTTTGCCATCGATCAGGCACGCGCCGAATCCGAACGCATCGACCGCGAACGATCTGCGATGATCGGCCGACTGAGCGTTCTCGGTTTGGACGTCACCGGCCCGGCCCGAGCGCCGTTTCTGCTGGTGCGCTTCGAGGGTGCCGATCTGGTTCGAGAACGCCTGCGCACGATGGGTATTGCGGTCCGCCGCGGCGACACGTTCCCGGGGCTCGACCGTCACTACCTGCGCGTCGCGGTACGGGACT